Part of the Yersinia hibernica genome, ATACACTTAAAGAAGCCATTGCTCTGATTCAGTCACTCGACCCACGCCCTGGTCAATCTATTAATATCGGGGAGTCTGAGTACGTCATTCCCGATGTTTTGGTTCGTAAAGACAAAGGGCACTGGACGGTCGAGCTGAATGCCGATAGCATTCCGCGCCTGAAAATTAATCAGCAATATGCAGCAATGGGAAACACTACCCGCAATGATAGCGATGGGCAGTTTATCCGCAGTAATCTACAAGAAGCAAAATGGTTGATAAAAAGCCTTGAGAGCCGCAATGAAACGCTGCTGAAAGTGGCACGTTGCATTGTCGAGCAGCAAGTGGCCTTTTTTGAGAATGGGCCTGAATTTATGAAACCCATGGTGCTGGCAGATATCGCCCAAGCCGTGGATATGCATGAATCGACAATTTCCCGTGTGACCACGCAGAAATTCCTGCACAGTCCTCGGGGCATTTTCGAGCTGAAATATTTCTTCTCCAGTCACGTCAATACAGATAGCGGGGGTGAAGCTTCTTCTACTGCCATCCGTGCACTGGTGAAAAAATTGGTTGCGGCAGAAAACCCTGCCAAACCCCTTAGCGACAGTAAGCTGACCACACTATTATGTGAACAAGGCATTATGGTGGCACGGCGTACCGTCGCGAAGTACCGAGAGTCGTTATCCATCCCGCCGTCAAATCAACGTAAACAGTTGGTTTGACCTGAACTGAGAAGGAAGACACTATGCAGCTCAATATTACCGGACATCATGTCGAAATAACCGAAGCATTACGCGAGTTTGTAACCACTAAATTTGCCAAACTTGAGCAATACTTTGATCGAATTAACCAGGTGTATGTGGTTTTAAGTGTCGAAAAAGTAAAACAAATTGCAGAAGCGACGGTACATGTGAATGGGGGGGAGTTGCATGCAAGCTCAGAGCAGGAGGATATGTACGCCGCCATTGATATTTTGGTTGATAAACTGGCGCGCCAGTTGAACAAGCATAAAGATAAATTGAAGCAACATTAACCGATAAAGGTTCTACACTCGCTACATAGCCTGATGCCAGCAGAATATTCCACTGGCATCAGGCGTAAAACAGCGCTTAAGTGAAAAATGAGATGACCAACGATCCAGCATTGCAACTAAGCTCGGTATTAAATATCGAGTGCACCAAAAGCTCCGTACATTGCTCAAGTAAAAAACGGGCTTTGGAAATTATCAGCGAGTTAGCTGCCAAACAGCTCAACCTGCCATCACAGATCGTTTTCGATGCTGTATTAACCCGCGAACGTATGGGCAGTACCGGTATTGGTAATGGTATCGCGATACCGCATGGCAAGCTGGAAGAAGATACACTGCGCGCTGTCGGTGTATTCATTCGTCTGGAACAACCTATAGCTTTCGATGCTATTGATAACCAACCGGTTGATCTATTATTTGCCTTGTTGGTTCCAGCAGATCAATGTAAAACTCACTTACACACTTTGTCTTTAGTGGCCAAGCGATTAGCTGATAAAACAGTGTGTCGCCGTTTACGGGCGGCGCAAAGTGATGAAGAGCTTTATCAAATCATGACTGAACTACCGCCAGAAACAGCATAATCAGGCGAAACACCCTGCACTTCAAAAACGCAGGATATTGGCCAAAGTAATTAGAGTCACGGGTAGGCAGCAAGCAAATGAGTTCCGATGCGCTTACTCAAGTAAATGATTCGGGTGAAAGAGCGCAGCTAACACCCCTGTGGCTTCAAGTACACAGGGCACATAAGATACCAAGGGGAGTCACTCACATGGTGCTGATGATTGTCAGCGGCCGTTCCGGTTCAGGGAAGTCTGTTGCTTTGCGCGCATTGGAAGATATGGGCTTTTATTGTGTCGATAACTTGCCCGTGGTTCTGTTGCCGCAGCTGGCGAGTACCCTGGCCGATAGAAATATCTCTGCCGCAGTGAGCATCGACGTGCGCAATATGCCGGAGTCTCCTGAGGTATTTGAACATGCCATGACCCAACTGCCTGAGAGCTTCTCACCGCAGTTGCTGTTTTTGGATGCAGACCGCAATACCCTGATTCGTCGCTACAGTGATACCCGTCGCCTGCATCCGCTGTCGACTAAAAATTTGTCCTTAGAAAGTGCTATCGACGAAGAAAGTGCCCTACTTGAGCCATTGCGCTCACGGGCTGACTTAATTATT contains:
- the hpf gene encoding ribosome hibernation promoting factor, translated to MQLNITGHHVEITEALREFVTTKFAKLEQYFDRINQVYVVLSVEKVKQIAEATVHVNGGELHASSEQEDMYAAIDILVDKLARQLNKHKDKLKQH
- the ptsN gene encoding PTS IIA-like nitrogen regulatory protein PtsN, with product MTNDPALQLSSVLNIECTKSSVHCSSKKRALEIISELAAKQLNLPSQIVFDAVLTRERMGSTGIGNGIAIPHGKLEEDTLRAVGVFIRLEQPIAFDAIDNQPVDLLFALLVPADQCKTHLHTLSLVAKRLADKTVCRRLRAAQSDEELYQIMTELPPETA